Part of the Mycolicibacterium mengxianglii genome is shown below.
TCCGTGACGTGCCCAACCGCTCGGCCAGGACCCGCTCCGCGGGCAGACGGCTCTCGCCGCGGCCCGCGAGTTCGTCGGTCAGCCGCCGTAATGCCTCATGTGCATGTACGACCGCAAGCATGGCGGTGCTCCTTCCGTGCACAGTTGAGGGCACCGTATCGGCGCAAGGGGAGCACCGCATACCTACCGGCGGGCAGACACCGCGTATTTACATGGGCTTAACGTCGGCCTCACTGAACCAGAAATGGTCTAACGCGACAGTCGGTGAGATGACCGACTCCCGTGCCCGCCGCATCGAGCTCGGCTTTGCGATGGCCACCGAGGCCGGCGACATCTCGCGTCGCTACTTCGAAGACCAGGACCTCGACGTCGACCTCAAAGCGGACGGATCGCCGGTCACCGAGGCCGACCGGCAAATCGAACTCCGGCTGCGCGAAGCCGTCAGTGCAGAATTCGGTGACGACGGATTCACCGGCGAAGAGTTTCCGGACACTCCCGGCACCAGCGGATACCGCTGGATCGTCGACCCCATCGACGGCACCAAATCCTTCGTTCGCGGCGTGCCTCTCTATGCCAACCTGATCGCCCTGCAAGAAGGCGACGAGATCGTCTTCGGCATCATCAACCTGCCCAGCGCCGGGATCCTCGTCCACGCCGAAAAAGGCAAGGGCTGCTGGCGAAACGGCACCCGGGTGTCAGTATCGGACCGGCCCAGCCTCGACGGCGCGTACGTGATGGCGACCTGGCTGGAGGACTGGGATCCGTCGGTGATCTCCGACCTGCACAGCCAGAACGTGGTGCTGCGCACCTGGGGTGACGCGTTCGGCTACGCAATGGTGGCCTGCGGACACGCCGACGCCGTGGTCGACTACACCGCACGCGTCTTCGACCTCGCACCCATGCCGGTGATCCTCAGGGAGGCCGGCGGGCGATTCACCAGCCTGGACGGTCGCGAGGTCTTCGACGCCGGCAACGGCATCGCCAGCAACGGCCGCATCCACCACCTGCTGTTGCCGTGGGTGTCACCGACATTCGATCACTCAGGACCTCAAGACCACCTAGGGAAGGGCATTCGCGTATGACAAGTACACGGGAGTTCATCAAGGGGCTGTCGCGGCGCGGCATCGTCGGATTCTTCGGCGCGTTGTATGCCGTCTCCCTGCTGTTCGCGCTGTTCCCACCGCTGTACCTGTGGGGCAGCGGAATTCGCGTCGACGTGCTCGGCATTCCCTTCGCGATCATGTACTGGATCATCAACGCCCTGGTGCTGGGGCTGACCCTGACCGCGTTCTACATCGTCGAGGACATCCGCGGCGAACTCGACAGTGACTCAACCGAACGCGAATCGACCGAACGCGAATCGACCGAACCCCTCACCGAAACCCTCGGAGGCTGATATGTGGATCATGCTCAGCATGCTGGCGGTGTTCTACGCCATCGTCGTCGGCATCCTGTACGTCACGCAGCAGAAGACCGCGCCCACCTTCG
Proteins encoded:
- a CDS encoding inositol monophosphatase family protein, which produces MTDSRARRIELGFAMATEAGDISRRYFEDQDLDVDLKADGSPVTEADRQIELRLREAVSAEFGDDGFTGEEFPDTPGTSGYRWIVDPIDGTKSFVRGVPLYANLIALQEGDEIVFGIINLPSAGILVHAEKGKGCWRNGTRVSVSDRPSLDGAYVMATWLEDWDPSVISDLHSQNVVLRTWGDAFGYAMVACGHADAVVDYTARVFDLAPMPVILREAGGRFTSLDGREVFDAGNGIASNGRIHHLLLPWVSPTFDHSGPQDHLGKGIRV